One Papaver somniferum cultivar HN1 chromosome 10, ASM357369v1, whole genome shotgun sequence genomic window carries:
- the LOC113316933 gene encoding uncharacterized protein LOC113316933 isoform X2, whose amino-acid sequence MTTKEDSFQAILPDYFLDAEYAFEGNKDMTTIPDEEATSGGNSRDITSEQEIFQVPLQIPSDDEYASSISYYNSEEEYSDEDEDEDVDVDEDYHNNDCQLGLYGCFTTGQRFSSQASPPSKSGSWIGERKTRQQKLLG is encoded by the exons ATGACTACAAAGGAGGATTCCTTCCAGGCTATTCTTCCTGATTATTTTTTGGATGCTGAATATGcctttgaaggaaacaaggataTGACTACTATTCCTGATGAAGAAGCAACCTCTGGAGGAAACAGCAGGGATATAACTAGTGAGCAGGAGATTTTTCAGGTTCCTCTTCAGATTCCGTCAGATGATGAATATGCCTCCTCTATCAGCTATTATAACTCGGAGGAAGAGTactctgatgaagatgaagatgaagatgtggaTGTGGAT GAGGATTACCATAACAATGATTGTCAGCTTGGTCTTTATGGTTGTTTTACAACAGGGCAGCGCTTTTCAAGTCAAGCAAGCCCTCCGAGCAAAAGTGGAAGCTGGATTGGCGAGAGGAAGACGAGACAGCAGAAGCTGCTTGGGTGA
- the LOC113316933 gene encoding uncharacterized protein LOC113316933 isoform X1 produces the protein MTTKEDSFQAILPDYFLDAEYAFEGNKDMTTIPDEEATSGGNSRDITSEQEIFQVPLQIPSDDEYASSISYYNSEEEYSDEDEDEDVDVDVCGGSTKFSYSPCINFSVSLFLPVLYLDDMNKNKDVLQEDYHNNDCQLGLYGCFTTGQRFSSQASPPSKSGSWIGERKTRQQKLLG, from the coding sequence ATGACTACAAAGGAGGATTCCTTCCAGGCTATTCTTCCTGATTATTTTTTGGATGCTGAATATGcctttgaaggaaacaaggataTGACTACTATTCCTGATGAAGAAGCAACCTCTGGAGGAAACAGCAGGGATATAACTAGTGAGCAGGAGATTTTTCAGGTTCCTCTTCAGATTCCGTCAGATGATGAATATGCCTCCTCTATCAGCTATTATAACTCGGAGGAAGAGTactctgatgaagatgaagatgaagatgtggaTGTGGATGTATGTGGTGGGAGTACTAAATTTTCATACTCACCATGCATTAATTTTTCAGTTTCACTATTTTTACCAGTTTTATATTTGGATGATATGAACAAGAACAAGGATGTTTTGCAGGAGGATTACCATAACAATGATTGTCAGCTTGGTCTTTATGGTTGTTTTACAACAGGGCAGCGCTTTTCAAGTCAAGCAAGCCCTCCGAGCAAAAGTGGAAGCTGGATTGGCGAGAGGAAGACGAGACAGCAGAAGCTGCTTGGGTGA